One region of Mangifera indica cultivar Alphonso unplaced genomic scaffold, CATAS_Mindica_2.1 Un_0050, whole genome shotgun sequence genomic DNA includes:
- the LOC123206808 gene encoding G-type lectin S-receptor-like serine/threonine-protein kinase LECRK2, which yields MCLLLLCLFSLHIQAPSESSNFIIPESVLYPNTNNRSWPSPSRLFEFGFYQEGNGFSVGIWLNSQPNITVVWTADRDDPPVSLNSGIQFTKDGQLLLQTGPGEKKLVAELNSPAVSASMLDSVNFIIRGNESNAIWESFRQPTDTILGGQSMDYSSQLMSSKSTFDHSAGQFRLRITNGELVTYPVNHTHGATEFYWKITGLDYVSELFLSTGGVLKLRNGKKALKILANSSCSDDNKTVIYRATLDTDGILRLYSHHFGTSGKSNVKVEWLALKNQCELKGSCGFNSYCYSNSSEADCKCFPGFDFINPRKRFLGCYKNFTDEEGCRRKKPEPFYNIADMENTKLGGLPYAKLSMNKEDCNKSCLYDCHCGAALYVNGTCSTFKLPLMYGIKNQSDSATLFVKWSSGNTGPNIPHDQIISPDALHDRVETESKKKLISVLAASLSSITFLCFIIAISSFFMYKLRVKRYRKLRGNSNLDSTQEFSLQSFSYNELDKATDGFKDELIRDWFGAVYRGYMFNGKKKISVKRLENPMEEGEKKFREEMAIVRLTHHRNLVRLLGFCLDGSRKALVYEDMGKGSLADFIFNEDKRPHWTQRVKIALDVARGIHYLHEECEFPIIHRDINSKTILVDDSWTAKISNFSLARRLIPNQGEMLAGFKGTRGYTAPEWQSNGPITVKSDVYSFGVVLLEIICCRSNIKVNVSTPDEVLLSTWVYNCFVSRELKKLVAEEEVDMKMLERMVKVGLLCTKDDLNLRPSMKNVILMLEGTMDIPVHPCPTLLI from the coding sequence CAACAGATCATGGCCTTCACCATCCCGCCTTTTTGAATTTGGTTTCTATCAAGAAGGCAATGGATTTTCAGTTGGTATTTGGCTGAACAGTCAACCCAATATCACAGTTGTCTGGACAGCTGATCGGGATGACCCGCCGGTCTCCTTGAATTCTGGTATTCAATTCACCAAGGATGGCCAACTGCTTCTTCAAACTGGCCCAGGCGAAAAGAAACTTGTGGCTGAATTGAATTCTCCAGCTGTTTCAGCTTCTATGCTAGATTCTGTTAACTTTATAATCCGCGGCAACGAATCCAATGCTATCTGGGAAAGCTTCCGCCAACCGACTGACACCATATTAGGGGGCCAAAGCATGGACTACTCCTCCCAACTGATGTCAAGTAAATCAACATTTGATCACTCCGCAGGACAGTTTCGCCTCAGAATAACCAATGGAGAACTTGTTACCTATCCTGTAAACCATACCCATGGAGCTACGGAATTTTATTGGAAAATTACAGGACTTGACTACGTGTCAGAATTATTTCTTAGTACTGGTGGTGTTTTAAAGTTACGCAATGGTAAAAAAGCTCTGAAAATATTAGCCAACAGCTCTTGTTCCGACGATAACAAAACTGTAATTTACCGTGCAACACTTGATACTGATGGGATCTTAAGGCTATACTCACATCACTTTGGCACTAGTGGAAAATCTAATGTGAAGGTGGAGTGGCTTGCGTTAAAGAATCAATGTGAGTTGAAAGGCTCCTGCGGTTTTAATAGCTACTGTTATAGCAACAGTAGTGAAGCAGACTGTAAATGTTTCCCAGGGTTTGACTTCATCAACCCGAGGAAGAGATTCCTGGGCTGCTACAAAAATTTCACCGATGAAGAAGGCTGTAGAAGGAAGAAGCCAGAACCTTTTTACAATATTGCTGATATGGAGAATACAAAGTTGGGAGGTTTGCCTTATGCCAAGTTATCGATGAACAAGGAAGATTGCAACAAGTCTTGCTTGTACGATTGTCACTGTGGAGCCGCATTATATGTTAATGGAACTTGCAGTACATTCAAACTTCCACTGATGTACGGGATAAAGAATCAGTCTGATTCAGCTACTCTCTTTGTCAAGTGGAGTTCAGGCAACACTGGCCCCAACATCCCACATGATCAAATTATCTCACCGGACGCTCTTCATGATAGAGTTGAGACTGAAagcaaaaaaaaacttatttcagTTCTTGCTGCAAGTTTGAGTTCCATCACATTCTTGTGTTTCATCATAGCAATTTCCAGTTTCTTTATGTACAAGCTCCGAGTTAAGAGATATAGAAAGCTTCGGGGAAATTCGAATTTAGATTCAACCCAAGAGTTCTCATTACAATCGTTTTCTTATAATGAACTAGATAAGGCCACAGATGGGTTTAAGGACGAGTTGATAAGAGACTGGTTTGGAGCAGTCTACAGAGGGTATATGTTTAATGGAAAGAAGAAGATTTCAGTAAAGCGGTTGGAAAATCCTATGGAAGAAGGAGAAAAGAAGTTTCGGGAAGAGATGGCTATAGTTCGCCTAACGCATCACAGAAACTTGGTTCGTTTGCTTGGATTTTGTCTGGATGGCTCCAGGAAGGCTCTTGTTTACGAAGATATGGGGAAGGGTTCTCTTGCAGATTTCATATTTAATGAAGACAAACGCCCTCACTGGACACAAAGAGTGAAAATCGCTTTAGATGTGGCGAGAGGAATCCATTATCTCCATGAAGAGTGTGAGTTCCCAATAATTCACCGTGACATTAATTCCAAAACTATTCTCGTGGATGACTCTTGGACTGCTAAGATCTCTAATTTCAGCTTAGCTAGACGTTTAATACCGAATCAAGGGGAAATGCTTGCTGGGTTCAAAGGCACCCGAGGCTACACGGCACCTGAATGGCAATCGAATGGGCCAATAACAGTGAAATCAGATGTTTATAGCTTCGGAGTCGTGCTGTTGGAGATTATATGTTGTAGAAGCAATATTAAAGTGAATGTTTCTACACCAGATGAAGTTCTTCTTTCTACTTGGGTCTATAACTGCTTTGTTTCCAGAGAGTTAAAGAAGCTTGTAGCGGAGGAAGAAGTTGACATGAAAATGCTGGAAAGGATGGTGAAGGTTGGATTGTTGTGTACTAAAGATGACCTAAATCTGCGTCCTTCTATGAAAAATGTGATATTGATGTTAGAAGGAACTATGGACATTCCAGTCCATCCCTGTCCAACTCTTCTTATTTGA